From one Neovison vison isolate M4711 chromosome 1, ASM_NN_V1, whole genome shotgun sequence genomic stretch:
- the SPARC gene encoding SPARC isoform X1, which produces MRAWIFFLFCLAGRALAAPQQQEALPDETEVVEETVAEVAEGPVGANPVQVEVGEFDEGAEETEEEVVAENPCQNHHCKHGKVCELDENNTPMCVCQDPTSCPAPIGEFEKVCSNDNKTFDSSCHFFATKCTLEGTKKGHKLHLDYIGPCKYIPPCLDSELTEFPLRMRDWLKNVLVTLYERDEDNNLLTEKQKLRVKKIHENEKRLEAGDHPVDLLARDFEKNYNMYIFPVHWQFGQLDQHPIDGYLSHTELAPLRAPLIPMEHCTTRFFETCDLDHDKYIALDEWAGCFGIKEKDIDKDLVI; this is translated from the exons ATGAGGGCTTggatcttctttctcttttgcctGGCTGGGAGGGCCTTGGCAGCCCCT CAGCAACAGGAAGCCCTGCCTGATGAGACAGAGGTGGTAGAGGAAACCGTGGCTGAGGTGGCAGAG GGACCTGTGGGAGCCAACCCTGTGCAGGTGGAAGTAGGAGAATTTGATGAAGGTGCTGAGGAGACTGAAGAGGAGGTGGTGGCTGAAA ACCCCTGCCAGAATCACCACTGCAAGCATGGCAAAGTGTGCGAGCTGGATGAGAACAACACTCCCATGTGCGTGTGCCAGGACCCTACCAGCTGCCCTGCCCCCATTGGCGAGTTCGAGAAG GTATGCAGCAATGACAACAAGACTTTCGATTCTTCCTGCCACTTCTTTGCCACCAAGTGCACCCTGGAGGGCACCAAGAAGGGCCACAAACTCCACCTGGACTACATTGGGCCTTGCAAAT ACATCCCCCCCTGCCTGGACTCCGAGCTGACTGAATTCCCCCTGCGCATGCGGGACTGGCTCAAGAACGTCCTGGTCACTCTGTATGAAAGAGATGAGGACAACAACCTTCTGACCGAGAAGCAGAAGCTGCGG GTGAAGAAGATCCATGAGAACGAGAAGCGCCTGGAGGCTGGAGACCACCCTGTGGATCTGCTGGCCCGGGATTTCGAGAAGAACTACAACATGTACATCTTCCCCGTGCACTGGCAGTTCGGCCAGCTGGACCAGCACCCCATCGATGG GTACCTGTCCCACACCGAGCTGGCCCCACTGCGTGCGCCCCTCATCCCCATGGAGCACTGCACCACCCGCTTCTTTGAGACCTGTGACCTGGACCATGACAAGTACATCGCCCTGGATGAGTGGGCCGGCTGCTTCGGCATCAAGGAGA AGGATATTGACAAGGATCTGGTGATCTAA
- the SPARC gene encoding SPARC isoform X2, with protein MRAWIFFLFCLAGRALAAPQQEALPDETEVVEETVAEVAEGPVGANPVQVEVGEFDEGAEETEEEVVAENPCQNHHCKHGKVCELDENNTPMCVCQDPTSCPAPIGEFEKVCSNDNKTFDSSCHFFATKCTLEGTKKGHKLHLDYIGPCKYIPPCLDSELTEFPLRMRDWLKNVLVTLYERDEDNNLLTEKQKLRVKKIHENEKRLEAGDHPVDLLARDFEKNYNMYIFPVHWQFGQLDQHPIDGYLSHTELAPLRAPLIPMEHCTTRFFETCDLDHDKYIALDEWAGCFGIKEKDIDKDLVI; from the exons ATGAGGGCTTggatcttctttctcttttgcctGGCTGGGAGGGCCTTGGCAGCCCCT CAACAGGAAGCCCTGCCTGATGAGACAGAGGTGGTAGAGGAAACCGTGGCTGAGGTGGCAGAG GGACCTGTGGGAGCCAACCCTGTGCAGGTGGAAGTAGGAGAATTTGATGAAGGTGCTGAGGAGACTGAAGAGGAGGTGGTGGCTGAAA ACCCCTGCCAGAATCACCACTGCAAGCATGGCAAAGTGTGCGAGCTGGATGAGAACAACACTCCCATGTGCGTGTGCCAGGACCCTACCAGCTGCCCTGCCCCCATTGGCGAGTTCGAGAAG GTATGCAGCAATGACAACAAGACTTTCGATTCTTCCTGCCACTTCTTTGCCACCAAGTGCACCCTGGAGGGCACCAAGAAGGGCCACAAACTCCACCTGGACTACATTGGGCCTTGCAAAT ACATCCCCCCCTGCCTGGACTCCGAGCTGACTGAATTCCCCCTGCGCATGCGGGACTGGCTCAAGAACGTCCTGGTCACTCTGTATGAAAGAGATGAGGACAACAACCTTCTGACCGAGAAGCAGAAGCTGCGG GTGAAGAAGATCCATGAGAACGAGAAGCGCCTGGAGGCTGGAGACCACCCTGTGGATCTGCTGGCCCGGGATTTCGAGAAGAACTACAACATGTACATCTTCCCCGTGCACTGGCAGTTCGGCCAGCTGGACCAGCACCCCATCGATGG GTACCTGTCCCACACCGAGCTGGCCCCACTGCGTGCGCCCCTCATCCCCATGGAGCACTGCACCACCCGCTTCTTTGAGACCTGTGACCTGGACCATGACAAGTACATCGCCCTGGATGAGTGGGCCGGCTGCTTCGGCATCAAGGAGA AGGATATTGACAAGGATCTGGTGATCTAA